The Urbifossiella limnaea genome has a window encoding:
- a CDS encoding reverse transcriptase family protein codes for MTTPRTDPLTLWRQIDQAGGVRAFVDAQLRERGFLVERRDADKMSDREKDQYKTALKQEAAERKTLAREAWKAYQAAHIVHLGDGIYWSDDATPDKWDTPNSEERAAENELPPLDSPAQLAEALGVTVAQLRGLTYHRDAATSLHYCRFAIPKRDGSERPIWAPLPRLKAAQAWVLHNVVERLPVHGAAHGFLAGRSTLTNAAVHTNANLVLKMDVKEFFPTVTWRRVKGVFRRAGYRERVATLLALLCTESPREVVQLDGTTYYVSLGPRCLPQGAPTSPALTNALCLRLDRRLTGLAAKLGWRYTRYADDLTFSLPAAHVGPPRLGAMIGCVTRVVETEGFRIHPEKTRVARPGGRQAVTGLVVNGDAAPRAPRALRRQLRAALHNRKVGKPRPDGDTEAQLHGLAAYIYMTDPVLGRKLLAEIDG; via the coding sequence ATGACCACGCCGCGCACCGACCCGCTCACCCTCTGGCGGCAGATCGACCAGGCCGGCGGCGTCCGCGCCTTCGTCGACGCGCAGCTGCGCGAGCGCGGGTTCCTCGTCGAGCGGCGCGACGCGGACAAGATGTCCGACCGCGAGAAGGACCAGTACAAGACGGCGCTCAAGCAGGAGGCCGCCGAGCGCAAGACGCTGGCCCGCGAGGCGTGGAAGGCGTACCAGGCGGCCCACATCGTCCACCTCGGCGACGGCATCTACTGGTCGGACGACGCCACGCCCGACAAGTGGGACACGCCGAACAGCGAGGAGCGCGCCGCCGAGAACGAACTGCCGCCGCTCGACTCGCCGGCGCAGCTGGCCGAAGCGCTCGGGGTCACCGTCGCGCAGCTCCGCGGCCTAACGTACCACCGCGACGCGGCCACGTCGCTCCACTACTGCCGGTTCGCCATCCCGAAGCGCGACGGCTCCGAGCGGCCCATCTGGGCGCCGCTACCGCGGCTCAAGGCGGCTCAGGCGTGGGTGCTGCACAACGTCGTCGAGCGGCTGCCGGTCCACGGCGCGGCGCACGGGTTCCTCGCCGGCCGCTCGACGCTCACGAACGCGGCCGTCCACACGAACGCGAACCTCGTCCTGAAGATGGACGTGAAGGAGTTCTTCCCGACGGTGACGTGGCGGCGGGTGAAGGGCGTGTTCCGCCGCGCCGGCTACCGCGAGCGCGTCGCCACGCTGCTGGCGCTGCTCTGCACCGAGTCGCCGCGCGAGGTCGTTCAACTCGACGGCACGACGTACTACGTGAGCCTCGGACCGCGCTGCCTGCCGCAGGGCGCGCCGACCAGCCCGGCGCTGACGAACGCCCTGTGCCTGCGGCTCGACCGCCGGCTCACGGGGCTGGCGGCGAAGCTCGGCTGGCGATACACCCGCTACGCCGACGACCTGACGTTCAGCCTGCCCGCGGCGCACGTCGGCCCGCCGCGACTCGGGGCGATGATCGGCTGCGTGACGCGAGTCGTCGAGACGGAAGGCTTTCGGATCCACCCGGAGAAGACGCGCGTGGCGCGGCCCGGTGGGCGGCAGGCGGTGACCGGGCTGGTGGTGAACGGCGACGCCGCCCCGCGCGCCCCGCGGGCGCTGCGGCGACAACTGCGGGCGGCACTGCACAACCGCAAGGTCGGGAAGCCACGGCCGGACGGCGATACGGAGGCGCAGCTGCACGGGCTGGCCGCCTACATCTATATGACCGACCCAGTACTCGGCCGGAAGTTGTTGGCCGAAATCGACGGTTGA
- a CDS encoding S1 family peptidase gives MYFPARVNGAVSARPADYLGRAAALARTRHLTTARVVAADRRSDLAVLRLDAAPPDDAVALPVSAAPAKAGQSLHAVGASGVGLAKGDGVLWRYTAGKARAVYEHRMVLDGVQEVECTVVETDMPINRGDSGSAAVNDAGELVAVNFAADTRNRGLSYAVDVGAVRRIVARAGGHTVTGKLDAGPTADPKAPTDPAREEAAAALAAMGPGVASLLVRGLSLDPPPAAAARLVTAIGATGKQMPPDAAAAIVAAAEKSPGVRPAATLVLSKLGGDDVSLLLRQRTEWSAVGPAGAKTKKGRYPAEVSLWAVNTLAEFDPAKLTPKQPAVVVSQVLGGAFGHRS, from the coding sequence GTGTACTTCCCCGCGCGGGTGAACGGGGCCGTGTCGGCGCGGCCGGCCGACTACCTCGGCCGCGCGGCCGCGCTCGCTCGGACCCGGCACCTGACTACCGCACGGGTGGTCGCGGCCGACCGGCGGAGCGACCTGGCGGTGCTGCGCCTCGACGCCGCCCCGCCGGACGATGCCGTGGCACTGCCCGTCTCCGCCGCACCCGCGAAAGCCGGTCAGTCGCTGCATGCCGTGGGGGCGTCAGGCGTCGGGCTGGCCAAGGGGGACGGAGTGCTGTGGCGATACACGGCCGGGAAGGCGCGAGCGGTGTACGAGCACCGCATGGTCCTCGACGGCGTGCAGGAGGTGGAGTGCACCGTGGTCGAGACGGACATGCCGATCAACCGCGGGGACAGCGGCAGCGCGGCGGTGAATGACGCCGGCGAACTGGTGGCAGTGAACTTCGCCGCCGACACCCGCAACCGGGGGCTCAGCTACGCCGTGGACGTGGGGGCTGTCCGCCGGATCGTTGCCCGCGCCGGGGGCCACACGGTGACTGGCAAGCTCGACGCGGGGCCGACCGCCGACCCGAAAGCGCCCACCGATCCCGCCCGCGAGGAAGCGGCCGCGGCACTTGCCGCGATGGGGCCCGGTGTGGCCAGCTTACTCGTCCGCGGGCTGTCGCTGGACCCGCCCCCGGCCGCCGCCGCGCGCCTCGTCACCGCGATCGGGGCGACAGGGAAGCAGATGCCGCCGGACGCTGCCGCCGCCATCGTCGCGGCCGCCGAGAAATCGCCGGGGGTGCGCCCGGCGGCGACCCTCGTACTGAGCAAACTCGGCGGCGATGATGTGTCGCTCCTTCTCCGACAGCGCACCGAGTGGTCTGCCGTCGGGCCGGCGGGGGCGAAGACGAAGAAGGGGCGGTACCCGGCCGAAGTGTCGCTCTGGGCGGTGAACACCCTCGCCGAGTTCGACCCGGCGAAGCTGACGCCTAAGCAGCCGGCCGTAGTTGTTTCCCAGGTTCTGGGCGGAGCTTTTGGGCATAGGAGTTGA
- a CDS encoding HEAT repeat domain-containing protein, with protein sequence MLIHGPRKLVLTNYHVVETAGEATVFFPVNDGKGDLITDLAHYTANAAKLRVTAKVIARDAGRDLAVLELDRVPAEAFGLPLAGQPAATGAAVYSIGGSGAGAREGGALWRFSVGAVRGRSRKTFRFPDGQVIAAMILETQKPVNPGDSGGPTANDRGELVGVVSMFDRSQNLVVNDIDLTEVRAYLTKVAKDGGWAWKDSDAAPPSGLAPRPVDPASPPPPDTKAVLLADTKSSDAAKRVEAFGRLGEQKAAARWAVPLLVAGLDDVDDRARRMAAVALEQIGPPAPEDAGCLAAALAGDKRYARLHALRHFGTVEKAGRDLLSAVVAALDAPDAETREAAAQAVGFYGPDARTPALPKLFNRAADPDPAVARAVGRVLISLAPYAGADRAPLMAALNGTDPVRRYTALRLLTAGANDAESVVELVRPRLADPSAPVRELAARAAGGFGPAARAAAPELVYLVADQEGGVRAAAVWALGEMGGAPGAVAAIGRLLAADDPLVRSAAALSLVRIGVTDPADGPILRALIANDDAAIRAAALENAARVRPLAPDLITAAADVLPAADPAVRLAALRVLTAAGPEAARHSAKAFEALAAGPPPAPPAPPPPPTTGDQLVERVTRSATWVLADRYGDGVGSGSGTLIDGPNRLVLTNYHVVEGGGTFRVEFPTKNGHGVKGYWGCDAS encoded by the coding sequence GTGTTAATTCACGGGCCGAGAAAACTGGTCCTCACCAACTACCACGTCGTCGAGACGGCCGGCGAGGCGACCGTATTCTTTCCCGTCAACGACGGGAAAGGGGACCTGATCACGGACCTCGCCCACTACACCGCAAACGCGGCCAAGCTCCGAGTGACCGCGAAGGTCATCGCCCGAGACGCCGGGCGAGACCTGGCCGTCCTGGAACTGGACCGCGTTCCGGCCGAGGCGTTCGGCCTGCCGCTGGCCGGGCAGCCGGCCGCGACGGGTGCGGCGGTGTACTCGATTGGCGGCTCCGGGGCCGGGGCCCGCGAGGGCGGCGCGCTGTGGCGGTTCTCCGTCGGCGCCGTCCGCGGGCGGAGCCGAAAGACGTTCCGGTTCCCCGACGGGCAGGTCATTGCCGCGATGATTCTGGAGACTCAGAAGCCGGTGAACCCCGGCGACAGCGGCGGGCCGACGGCCAACGACCGCGGCGAACTCGTTGGTGTGGTGTCGATGTTTGACCGGAGCCAGAATCTGGTCGTCAACGACATCGACTTGACCGAGGTGCGGGCGTATCTGACGAAGGTAGCGAAGGACGGCGGGTGGGCGTGGAAAGACTCCGACGCGGCTCCGCCGAGCGGCCTGGCCCCGCGCCCCGTCGACCCCGCTTCACCACCCCCGCCCGACACGAAAGCCGTCCTCCTGGCCGATACCAAGTCGAGCGACGCGGCGAAGCGCGTCGAGGCGTTCGGCCGGCTCGGGGAGCAGAAGGCGGCGGCCCGGTGGGCGGTCCCGCTCCTCGTCGCCGGGCTCGACGATGTCGACGACCGTGCCCGGCGGATGGCCGCCGTGGCGCTGGAGCAAATCGGCCCTCCGGCACCGGAGGACGCCGGCTGCCTGGCCGCCGCGCTGGCGGGGGATAAGCGGTACGCCCGGCTTCACGCCCTGCGCCACTTCGGCACGGTCGAGAAGGCCGGCCGCGACCTCCTCTCCGCCGTCGTCGCCGCGCTCGACGCCCCCGACGCGGAGACGCGCGAGGCGGCGGCCCAGGCGGTCGGCTTCTACGGGCCGGACGCGCGGACGCCCGCACTGCCGAAGCTCTTCAACCGAGCTGCCGACCCCGACCCGGCCGTAGCACGGGCCGTCGGCCGAGTCCTCATCTCGTTAGCGCCGTACGCCGGCGCCGACCGGGCGCCTCTGATGGCTGCGCTCAACGGCACCGACCCGGTCCGCCGGTACACGGCCCTGCGACTTCTGACGGCCGGCGCGAACGACGCCGAGTCGGTGGTGGAACTCGTCCGGCCGAGGCTGGCCGACCCGTCGGCGCCGGTCCGAGAGCTGGCCGCCCGCGCCGCGGGCGGGTTCGGCCCCGCGGCGCGGGCGGCGGCGCCGGAGTTGGTGTACCTCGTGGCCGACCAGGAGGGGGGCGTGCGCGCCGCGGCCGTGTGGGCGCTCGGGGAGATGGGAGGCGCTCCCGGGGCTGTCGCGGCGATCGGTCGGCTGCTCGCCGCGGACGACCCGTTGGTTCGTTCCGCCGCCGCCCTGTCGCTCGTCCGCATCGGCGTCACCGACCCGGCCGACGGCCCGATCCTTCGTGCGCTGATCGCGAACGACGACGCCGCGATCCGTGCGGCGGCACTCGAAAACGCAGCACGAGTCCGGCCGCTTGCGCCGGACCTGATCACGGCCGCCGCTGACGTACTGCCGGCCGCGGATCCGGCCGTGCGGCTGGCCGCGCTCCGCGTGCTCACGGCCGCCGGCCCCGAGGCGGCGCGACATTCCGCCAAGGCGTTCGAAGCCCTCGCCGCCGGCCCTCCTCCGGCGCCGCCGGCACCGCCCCCGCCCCCGACGACTGGCGATCAGTTGGTGGAGCGCGTCACCCGCTCGGCCACGTGGGTTCTCGCCGATCGGTACGGGGACGGTGTCGGCTCGGGGAGCGGCACGCTGATCGATGGCCCGAACCGGCTGGTGCTGACCAACTACCACGTCGTAGAGGGCGGGGGAACCTTCCGCGTGGAGTTCCCCACGAAAAACGGACACGGGGTTAAGGGTTATTGGGGGTGTGATGCCTCGTAG
- a CDS encoding IS701 family transposase gives MNAARSTAEDYIQFLIASPVVVSATEAARVQPDRPAAPAHDSFTRLLHRLEPDPEALWAEVRPLIGRGTGVLVIDDSTLDKPRAKHIGLVAHHWSGNHHAVVRGINLITALWSDGDRVYPCDYRVYHKDGDGKTKNDHFADLLVAARDRGLRPRAVLFDGWYASVENLKRVRDFGWVFVTRFKGNRKVRIDHGETMALDRQPIAGSGTVVWVPGYGEVRVFRVVAPDGDTTHWATNDLGMDEPMRLVFGELSWGIEEYHRGLKQYTGVERCQVRAARGQRNHIGCAIRAFVRLEYHRFTTGVSWFAAKWAVIRDAVRAYLEHPLYRLPDPITA, from the coding sequence ATGAACGCCGCCCGCTCGACCGCCGAGGACTACATCCAGTTTCTCATCGCCTCGCCGGTCGTGGTCTCGGCCACCGAGGCCGCCCGGGTCCAGCCGGATCGCCCGGCGGCACCGGCCCACGACTCGTTCACCCGACTCCTCCACCGCCTCGAGCCCGACCCCGAGGCCCTGTGGGCCGAGGTCCGGCCGCTGATCGGGCGGGGGACCGGGGTGCTGGTCATCGACGACTCGACCCTGGACAAGCCGCGGGCCAAGCACATCGGGCTGGTCGCCCACCACTGGTCCGGGAACCACCACGCCGTGGTCCGGGGGATCAACCTGATCACCGCCCTGTGGTCGGACGGGGATCGGGTGTACCCGTGCGACTACCGGGTGTACCACAAGGACGGGGACGGGAAGACCAAGAACGACCACTTCGCGGACCTGCTGGTGGCGGCCCGGGACCGGGGCCTCCGCCCCCGGGCGGTGCTGTTCGACGGGTGGTATGCGAGCGTCGAGAACCTCAAGCGGGTCCGGGACTTCGGGTGGGTGTTCGTGACCCGGTTCAAGGGGAACCGGAAGGTGCGAATCGACCACGGGGAGACGATGGCGTTGGACCGCCAGCCGATCGCCGGGTCGGGGACGGTGGTGTGGGTGCCGGGGTACGGGGAGGTGCGGGTGTTTCGGGTGGTCGCCCCAGACGGCGACACGACGCACTGGGCCACCAACGACCTCGGGATGGACGAGCCGATGCGGCTCGTGTTCGGCGAGTTGTCGTGGGGGATCGAGGAGTACCACCGGGGGCTGAAGCAGTACACCGGGGTCGAGCGGTGCCAGGTCCGGGCGGCGCGCGGGCAGCGGAACCACATCGGTTGTGCGATCCGCGCGTTCGTCCGGCTGGAGTACCATCGGTTCACCACCGGGGTGAGTTGGTTCGCCGCCAAGTGGGCCGTCATCCGGGACGCCGTCCGCGCGTACCTCGAACACCCGCTCTACCGTCTGCCAGACCCGATAACTGCGTAA
- a CDS encoding IS3 family transposase (programmed frameshift) translates to MAGSRKVYTPEFKLQAVRMITEQKLSVAEVARRLGVTENRLHDWKKAVLKKGADAFPGSGHLTPVEEELRRLRADVKRLEMERDIPKKSHGVLRHPVEVTFGWIEERKGEWPVTQLCRVLEVSRSGFYAWRSREPSHAEVRREELTEQVATIHAEVKGRYGSPRVHAELVSRGHECCVNVVAEVMREAGIAAKTTRKFRQTTDSNHPHPVAENVLDRQFDPEEPNTSWVADVTYIPTREGWLYLAVVEDLFSRMVVGWAMAATMTSRLVVDALEMAVADRLGGSSVPALVAHSDRGSQYASEHYRRRLAEEGITCSMSRRGNCWDNAPMESFFASLKKELVHHEDYATREEARASIFEYIEAFYNRVRRHSSLGYVAPAEYERAHNPTHR, encoded by the exons ATGGCCGGTTCCCGCAAGGTCTACACGCCGGAGTTCAAGCTCCAGGCCGTGAGGATGATCACCGAGCAGAAGCTGTCCGTGGCCGAGGTCGCCCGCCGCCTCGGGGTCACCGAGAACCGGCTCCACGACTGGAAGAAGGCGGTCCTCAAGAAGGGGGCCGACGCCTTCCCGGGATCGGGGCACCTCACCCCCGTCGAGGAAGAACTGCGCCGCCTCCGGGCCGACGTGAAGCGGCTGGAGATGGAGCGCGACATCC CTAAAAAAAGCCACGGCGTTCTTCGCCACCCAGTCGAAGTGACCTTCGGCTGGATCGAGGAGCGCAAGGGCGAGTGGCCGGTGACGCAGTTGTGCCGTGTCCTGGAGGTGTCCCGCTCGGGGTTCTACGCCTGGCGGTCCCGCGAGCCCAGCCACGCCGAGGTCCGGCGGGAGGAGCTGACCGAACAGGTCGCGACGATTCACGCCGAGGTGAAGGGGCGGTACGGCAGCCCGCGCGTCCACGCCGAGCTGGTGAGCCGGGGCCACGAGTGCTGCGTGAACGTCGTGGCCGAGGTCATGCGGGAGGCCGGGATTGCCGCGAAGACGACGCGGAAGTTCCGGCAGACGACGGACTCGAACCACCCGCACCCGGTGGCCGAGAACGTCCTGGATCGGCAGTTCGATCCGGAGGAGCCGAACACGTCGTGGGTCGCGGACGTGACGTACATCCCGACCCGCGAGGGGTGGCTGTACCTGGCCGTCGTGGAGGACCTGTTCAGCCGGATGGTGGTGGGCTGGGCGATGGCCGCGACGATGACCAGTCGGTTGGTCGTGGATGCCCTGGAGATGGCGGTGGCCGACCGTCTCGGGGGGTCTTCGGTCCCGGCCCTGGTGGCCCACTCGGACCGCGGGAGTCAGTACGCCAGCGAGCACTACCGGCGTCGTCTCGCGGAGGAGGGGATCACGTGCAGCATGAGCCGGCGTGGGAACTGCTGGGACAACGCGCCGATGGAGTCGTTCTTCGCCAGCCTCAAGAAGGAGCTGGTCCATCACGAGGACTACGCCACGCGCGAGGAGGCGCGGGCGAGCATCTTCGAGTACATCGAGGCGTTCTACAACCGCGTCCGGCGGCACTCGTCACTGGGGTACGTCGCCCCCGCCGAGTACGAGCGGGCGCACAACCCGACCCACCGCTAA
- a CDS encoding SWIM zinc finger family protein: MNTTTEAPADAAATPAHLAYAGASRVATAGNAADVELYGNLGRPPVRFAAHVKDPLRFREALSALYAVVGSDYRYVPKDRTAYLAYLRLKRDTAGQSVWKAQQAYFAWLLRNDPLAYCILDPVVTVHPDQVMFEVFGKDESTYACLAFDRTAFDNEAAEPACGTTNIDFSAALYDGVQRVRGYKTTRLTIGAEGVAVAAGEREVIEKQIRVPDSWLRGFLQVQSAATLPYDHCRLAPVDVYNLLRSLRMNADQKGKRRGLRFELVPAEPPRLIVEPRETVLPATGDVFRGKAARVVRVWGRRRLMTIRRLMPFVEGVDVYLLGSGLPSFWVFRAGAITLTLGLTGFTGSNWSQALGFDLLLPRKTQTPEALTKVVGALADGVWAADAKAIAARTGVKGSALLETLQLGCQQGQLMFDIATGKYRLRPLAAGPLDLARLQFRNAREKVAFDLMTRRGAVRVVSENRVAGQGLELTGEVSVAEDKRDYRPQMLLADEGQVKRAVCTCAAFRKQGLKGGPCVHLIALRLAHADREAKRAATDDAVTFETRAFTRRAGGAETVVQVSLERRRLRLRWGEAGKPMRVQALRFNDEAAARGAYLARVSELQAKGYLDAVAE, encoded by the coding sequence ATGAACACCACCACCGAAGCGCCGGCCGACGCCGCCGCCACGCCGGCCCACCTCGCCTACGCCGGCGCCAGCCGCGTCGCCACCGCCGGCAACGCCGCCGACGTGGAGCTGTACGGCAACCTCGGCCGCCCGCCGGTCCGCTTCGCCGCGCACGTCAAGGACCCGCTCCGCTTCCGCGAGGCGCTGTCGGCGCTGTACGCCGTCGTCGGGTCCGACTACCGCTACGTCCCGAAGGACCGCACCGCGTACCTCGCCTACCTGCGGCTGAAGCGCGACACCGCCGGGCAGAGCGTGTGGAAGGCGCAGCAGGCGTACTTCGCGTGGCTCCTCCGCAACGACCCGCTCGCCTACTGCATCCTCGACCCCGTCGTCACCGTCCACCCCGACCAGGTGATGTTCGAGGTGTTCGGCAAGGACGAGAGCACCTACGCCTGCCTCGCGTTCGACCGGACGGCGTTCGACAACGAGGCCGCCGAGCCGGCGTGCGGGACGACAAACATCGACTTCAGCGCGGCGCTGTACGACGGCGTGCAGCGCGTCCGCGGGTACAAGACAACGCGCCTGACGATCGGCGCCGAGGGCGTGGCCGTCGCCGCGGGCGAGCGCGAGGTGATCGAGAAGCAGATCCGCGTGCCGGACTCGTGGCTCCGCGGCTTCCTCCAGGTGCAGTCGGCGGCGACCCTGCCGTACGACCACTGCCGCCTCGCCCCGGTGGACGTGTACAACCTTCTCCGCTCGCTCCGCATGAACGCCGACCAAAAGGGGAAGCGGCGCGGGCTGCGGTTCGAGCTCGTCCCGGCCGAGCCGCCGCGGCTGATCGTCGAGCCGCGCGAGACGGTGTTGCCGGCGACCGGCGACGTGTTCCGCGGCAAGGCGGCGCGGGTGGTCCGCGTGTGGGGCCGCCGCCGGCTCATGACCATCCGCCGGCTTATGCCGTTCGTCGAGGGCGTGGACGTGTATCTGCTCGGCAGCGGCCTGCCGAGCTTCTGGGTGTTCCGCGCCGGTGCGATCACGCTGACCCTCGGCCTCACCGGGTTCACCGGGTCGAACTGGTCGCAGGCGCTCGGCTTCGACCTGCTCCTGCCGCGCAAGACGCAGACGCCGGAGGCGCTGACGAAGGTGGTCGGCGCCCTCGCCGACGGGGTGTGGGCGGCGGACGCGAAGGCGATCGCGGCGCGGACCGGGGTGAAGGGCTCGGCGCTACTCGAAACGCTCCAACTCGGCTGCCAGCAGGGGCAACTGATGTTCGACATCGCGACCGGCAAGTACCGCCTCCGCCCGCTCGCCGCCGGCCCGCTCGACCTCGCCCGCCTCCAGTTCCGCAACGCGCGCGAGAAGGTGGCGTTCGACCTGATGACCCGGCGCGGCGCGGTGCGGGTCGTCTCCGAGAACCGCGTCGCCGGCCAGGGGCTGGAACTGACCGGCGAGGTGTCGGTGGCCGAGGACAAGCGAGACTACCGCCCGCAGATGCTCCTCGCCGACGAGGGGCAGGTGAAGCGGGCGGTGTGCACGTGCGCCGCGTTCCGCAAGCAGGGGCTGAAGGGCGGGCCGTGCGTCCACTTGATCGCTCTGCGGTTGGCCCACGCCGACCGCGAGGCGAAGCGGGCCGCGACCGACGACGCGGTGACGTTCGAGACGCGGGCGTTCACCCGCCGCGCCGGCGGGGCGGAGACGGTGGTGCAGGTGTCGCTGGAGCGTCGCCGGCTCCGCCTTCGCTGGGGCGAGGCGGGGAAGCCGATGCGGGTGCAGGCGCTGCGGTTCAACGACGAGGCCGCGGCCCGCGGGGCGTACCTCGCACGGGTGTCGGAGTTGCAGGCGAAGGGCTACCTGGACGCCGTGGCGGAGTGA
- a CDS encoding IS3 family transposase (programmed frameshift), which yields MAEARRVFTREFKIAAVKLVTEKGKSVSEVARSLGIAAELLRRWKHALRAEPDQVFPGHGNLPPADEELRRLRAEVARLKAERDILKKVTGTLRPGVAVSYAFIDEHRARWPVAWMCDALGVSTAGYYSWGLRDASPGEKRREKLTVEIEAVHAEVKGRYGSPRIHAELAARGHGCCVNTVARLMRDAGIAAKTKRKFRQTTDSSHTLPVAENLLDRQFDPDRPNGSWVADITYIPTREGWLYLAAVEDLFSRMVVGWSMDATMTSRLVVDALESAVLRRLPGSELVAHSDRGSQYASEHYQRVLGEEGITCSMSRRGNCWDNAPMESFFATLKKELIHDEDYATREAAKASIFEYIETFYNRVRRHSALGYQSPADYEASHPQ from the exons ATGGCAGAAGCACGACGCGTTTTCACCCGCGAGTTCAAGATCGCGGCGGTGAAGCTGGTGACCGAGAAGGGGAAGTCCGTGTCCGAGGTCGCGAGAAGCCTCGGGATCGCCGCGGAGTTACTCCGGCGGTGGAAGCATGCCCTCCGAGCGGAACCCGACCAGGTCTTCCCGGGGCACGGCAACCTCCCGCCCGCCGACGAGGAACTCCGCCGACTCCGGGCCGAGGTCGCACGCCTCAAGGCCGAGCGGGACATCCTAAAAAAAGTTACGG GCACTCTTCGCCCGGGAGTCGCCGTGAGCTACGCCTTCATCGACGAGCACCGGGCCCGGTGGCCCGTCGCGTGGATGTGCGACGCCCTCGGCGTCTCCACGGCGGGTTACTACTCCTGGGGTCTTCGCGACGCCAGCCCGGGGGAGAAGCGGCGGGAGAAGTTGACCGTCGAGATCGAGGCCGTCCACGCCGAGGTCAAGGGTCGCTACGGCAGCCCACGCATCCACGCGGAGTTGGCGGCTCGCGGACACGGCTGCTGCGTCAACACCGTCGCACGCCTCATGCGGGACGCCGGGATTGCCGCCAAGACGAAGCGGAAGTTCCGGCAGACGACCGACTCGAGCCACACCTTGCCGGTGGCCGAGAACCTGTTGGATCGGCAGTTCGACCCGGACCGACCCAACGGCTCCTGGGTCGCGGACATCACGTACATCCCGACCCGCGAAGGGTGGTTGTACCTGGCGGCCGTCGAGGACCTGTTCAGCCGGATGGTGGTCGGGTGGTCGATGGACGCGACGATGACGAGCCGGCTGGTGGTGGATGCGTTGGAGTCGGCGGTCCTCCGTCGTCTCCCGGGGTCCGAACTGGTGGCCCACTCGGATCGGGGGAGCCAGTACGCGAGCGAGCACTACCAGCGGGTGTTGGGCGAGGAAGGGATCACGTGCAGCATGAGCCGGCGTGGGAACTGCTGGGACAACGCCCCGATGGAAAGCTTCTTCGCGACGCTGAAGAAGGAGTTGATTCACGACGAGGACTACGCCACCCGCGAGGCGGCGAAGGCCAGCATCTTCGAGTACATCGAGACGTTCTACAACCGGGTCCGGCGACACTCGGCACTGGGCTACCAGTCGCCGGCCGACTACGAGGCATCACACCCCCAATAA